TAATTAATTGTAAAACACGCGTGACCATTAAAAAGAACATTTGGTGACCAGATTTATTGCATTTACAACACCAAAAGCCCAATTTTACCGGGTATTGCTATAAATGCACAAACCGTACCAATTTAATTCAAACAAAAATTTAGCGGTTTTATAACAGGGAAGTTACGGGAGGAAATAAATGTGATTTTTTAAAGATCCGGTTAAAACTGCAATATGGAGTTGCAAGTTTAATTGTTTTGCCCCTCCGGGGCAATAAAAAGGGTGGAGTTTGCTGTTGCTACAAAGCTTTTGCACCTCTGGTGCATTTTATATTAGACCGGATAAGGAAAATCCCAGAGGGGTTAAAGCTTTGTAGCAAAAAATAAAAACAGAAAATAACCCCAGAGGGGTTAAAGGTTTGTAGCAAAAGAGTAAAAACAGAAGAGAACCCCAGAGGGGTTCAACTCAACCAGGACATGCCTTCGATATGACACGAAAACTTCAATAGAAAGTTTATTTTGTATAATAATCCACAGCCTCAATAATAACTGCACAGGCTTTCCTGATCTCATCATGCGTAATGATCAGCGGTGGTGCCAGCCTCATCGAGTTGCTGCAATGTAGAAACCAATCGGTTATTACACCGTTTTCAATGCAGCGATCTATTATTTTTTTATTCAGATCGAAGTTTTCCAGTTCGGCGGCAAGCATCAGGCCTTTGCCCCTCACCTCTTTGATAGCGGGGTGAACCAATAGCGAACGGAACAATGCTTCTTTTTCGGCTACGCCGGAAACCAGATCATTATCCAACAAAAACTCCAACGCGGCTAATCCCGCTGCACAGCAAACCGGGTGCCCTCCAAAAGTGGTGATATGACCGAGGATAGGATTTTCCTTCAGCACATCCATAATTTGGCTTGATGAAATAAACGCACCTATCGGCATGCCGCCTCCCAAAGCTTTGGCCAGTAACAGAATATCGGGCACAATATCAAAATGCTCAAAAGCAAATAGCCTGCCCGTACGACCGAATGCTGCCTGGATCTCATCTAATATCAGCAGTGTACCTGTTTCTGTACAACGGGCGCGCAAAGCCTGCATATAGGCTACATCAGGCACGCGGATACCGGCCTCGCCCTGTACGGTTTCTATAATAACGCAGGCTGTTTGTTCGGTTATTAATTGAAGATCATCAACCTCATTAAAACGAATAAAATTAATCCCAGGCAACAGCGGACGGTAAGCTTTCTTAAATTCCTCGTTACCCATTACACTTAACGCGCCGTTGGTGCTACCATGATATGAATTATAACATGAAATAATCTGGCTTCTGCCGGTAAAACGTTTGGCCAATTTCAAAGCTCCCTCCACCGCCTCGGCACCTGAGTTAGTAAAATACACCGACTGCAAATTATCCGGCAGTACTGAGACCAGTTTTTCGGCAAAACGTACCTGCGGGGTTTGTACGTACTCGCCGTAAACCATCAGGTGCATGTATTTATCAACCTGCTGTTTAATGGCATCGATAACATACGGGTTGCTGTGGCCTAAACTGCTTACGCCAATGCCGGATATCAGATCAATATACGGCTTGCCCTCCGCGTTGTACATGTAGATGCCTTCGGCGCGTTCAAACTCGAGTAATAGCGGGAAATTTGTGGTTTGAGCGTTATTGGCTAAAAAAAGCTGGCGAAGAGTGGTCATGATGATTAGTTCTAAGTCTTAAGTTTAAGATCTTGAGTCGTTTTCAGGAGCAATTGTTATCTAACAGCCGTCATTGCGAGGTACGAAGCAATCCCCGATTTGCAGGTCCGCCCTGTACAGTTTGGGATTGCTTCGTGCCTCGCAATGACGCCTCGGGAGATATTACCGACAAAGATAAACTAAAACAGATGGACGAAAATCCATCTGTAATGTTATTTAAAATACTTTTGATCTTTAAAAAGAAGAGAGTATCTAATCTCTAAACTCCAACCTCTAATCACTAACCTCAATTCCCCGCTCTCTCACTCCGCTCGCTCAACTGTTTAATGAGTTCATCATTAAACTCCTGTTCGCTTTTGTACAGGATGCTCACCTTTTCGGGTGGAAGGATTTTGGAGAACGAATCGCGGTAGCGTTTGCGGATGCCTACCAGTTGGCTTTCGTAATAAATTTCTTTATCTATTTGCTCGGTACCGTTGGCAGATGAGTTGGAGTTATTTAAACGTTTCAGGATGCGTACAGCTGTTAGTTCCTGCTGGTACTGGTTGTACAGCGGCCAAAATTTGTTGGCTTCATCGTCGGTTAAATCAAGCTGCCTGCTGATGTATCGGTTACGGGCGGCTTCAAGCTTTTTACCCATCGCTCCCTTTCTGTTACCATTAGGGCGTACGGGATTAAGCTCGGGCCGGGTAGGTGTTTGAGCGGGTACGAAGCGGTTTACCTGCGCCTGCCCCTCATAGCCTATCGCCATAACAAATAACACAATACAAATATGCCTGATCCAAATACTCATTAAATGTTGTTCTCCTGTTTAATTATCTATATAATCCGACAGATCTTCGTCTGCATTGCTTGCATTGCCTTTTTGGTTCGCATCCATCAGTGTACGGGTGTCGCTGGCGTCCATGTGTAACTGAAGGTAGCTTCTTATTTCATCAACCGGTACGGATGATACCTCTTCGTGCAAATAAGAGTGGTTATGATCCGGAGCCTGGATATCGCCCCTGAAAATAACACCTACACCCAGTATCAAAGCAAAACAAGCCGCGGTAGCATACCTGATGGTTGGCGAAGCCCAAAGCTTCCTCACCATGCCTTTTTTCTGAACAGGTTTATTTTTGTTGATGCTTACAACATTATCAGGTTCAAGCACAACTTCTACCCCGGCATTAACGGTTTTATCCAGTATGCGCTGGTTAAGCTGCTCAAAGTAGTTCATCGGCACAACAAAACCTTCTTCTTCCATATTCATGGCTTCCTCAACCGCTATGCGGCTTTGGATGTTGGCGCTCAGCTCCTCAAAATAGTTTTCAGGAACCCTAAACCCCTCATCGCCCATGGCTTCTTCAATGGCTATCCGGCTTTGAATGTTGCTGCTCAGTTCGTCAAAATAACCTTCCGGCACTGTAAAACCTTCATCACTCATGGCCTCCTCAACCGCTATGCGGCTTTGGATATTGCTGCTCAGCTCGTTAAAATAATTATCGGGCACCGTAAAGCCCTCGCCCGCATCTATGGCTTCATCAACCACAATACGGCTTTTGATGTTGCTGCTTAGCTCATCAAAGTAGTTTTCGGGTACGGTAAACCCCGAATCTCCGGCGCTAAAAGCACTTTCAATATTTATACGGCTCTGGATGTTGCTCTTTAACTCGTCGAAGTAGTTCTGCGGTACAGTGTAACCTGCAGATGGATAATTTTTTAATCCCTCAAGCCTTATGCGTGTTGTAATGTGCTGCGCTAACTCATGAAAATAGCCTTCAGGCACTGTGAACGGGTTAGTTGTGCTAACCTGTTTCAGCGCGATGAAATCATCCAGCCATTCCCTATTGTCCATATCGCTTTTCATACACAACTATAGATTGGTATAGTGCTAAAAGGTTTAACGTAAATTAAAAAATTAATCTTTTCCCAGCAAGTGCGCCTCTATCTTCTTGACTGCCAGGTGAAAAGATGCTTTTAAAGCCCCAACACTGGTACCCAAAACCTGCGACATTTCCTCATACTTCATGTCTTCATAGTATTTCATATTGAAAACAAGCCGTTGTTTTTCGGGCAGGGTAAGCAGGGCTTCCTGTAGTTTACGCTGCGCCGCGTCGCCGTTAAAATAGGTCGAGTCGGCCAGTGTATCGGCCAGCTCGTAAGCAACATCATCCAACGGTATATTATTTTTCTGTTTTTTCTTGTTCAGAAAAGTAATACACTCGTTGGATGCTATCCTGTACATCCAGGTGTACAGTTGCGCGTCGTTTCTGAAACCGGCAAGGTTTTTCCAAACCTTTACAAAAACATCCTGAACAAGGTCATCCGCGTCGTCATGATCAACAACCATGCGGCGGATGTGCCAGTATATTTTCTGCTGGTACTTTTTCAACAACAGGTTAAACGCCTCATTCCGGGTCTTTTCGTCCTGGAATTTGCTTAATATTTCTGAATCTTCAACCTGTACCGACATTTTTTAGAATTTTATTAATGTTAAAGGTTTATTAAGCCTTTTTGTTTTTTCTTTCGATCGCCTTTTTAGCTGCTGCCACAATATGCTCTGCATCCAGGCCATATTTGGTCATCAGTTGTGCAGGCGTACCGCTTTCGCCAAAGCTGTCGTTAACAGCTACGTACTCTTGCGGGGTTGGGTTGTGTACAGCCAATACTTGTGCAACGCTATCACCCAAACCACCTAAACGGTTATGCTCTTCGGCTGTAACTACGCAACCGGTTTTAGCTACAGATTTTAATATAGCCTCAGCATCAAGAGGTTTAATGGTGTGGATGTTAATAATCTCGGCATCGATACCTTCTTCAGCCAGTTTCTCACCAGCCAAAATAGCTTCCCATACCAGGTGACCGGTGGCGAAGATACTTACATCAGCACCTTCATTAACCATCCAGGCTTTACCAATTTCAAATTTCTGATCAGCATCGGTAAAGATCGGAACAACCGGGCGACCGAAACGTAAATAAACCGGGCCTTCGTACTCGGCAATAGCCATAGTAGCAGCTTTGGTTTGGTTATAATCGCAAGGGTTAATCACAGTCATGCCTGGTAACATTTTCATCAGGCCGATATCCTCCAGAATCTGGTGGGTAGCGCCATCCTCGCCCAAAGTTAAACCAGCGTGTGAAGCGCAAATTTTAACGTTTTTGTTTGAGTAAGCTACCGATTGACGGATCTGATCGTAAACACGGCCTGTAGAGAAGTTAGCAAATGTACCGGTGAAAGGAATTTTACCGCCAATGGTCATACCGGCAGCAATACCGATCATGTTAGCTTCGGCAATACCTGTTTGTACAAAACGCTCAGGAAATTCATTAATAAAATCCTGCATTTTTAACGAGCCTACAAGGTCGGCACAAAGGGCAACAACCTGGTCGTTTTTTCTGCCGGCTTCCAGCAACCCGGCACCAAAGCCCGAGCGGGTATCTTTTTTATCTGTGTAAGTGTATTTTTTCATTGCTCAAATTCCCTCCACAATAGCGAGGGATCGAATTAAATCGTGATAAATTAAACTGATGTTCTAACGCTCCTCCGTTAGCTAACGGAGGCCCGGGGGGCTTAATAATCGCCCAGTGTTTCCTCTAACTGATCTAAAGCCAGTTTAAGCTGCTCATCATTTGGCGCAATACCGTGCCATTTGTGGCTGCCCACCATAAAGTCGACACCGTAACCCATTTCGGTATGCATCAAAATCATAATTGGTTTACCTTGTCCGGTACGGCTTTTTGCTTCTTCAAGCACTTTAACCACATCGGCCATATCATTACCTTTCATATCCAATACATCCCAGCCAAAAGCTTCCCATTTAGCACGAAGATCGCCTAATGAAAGTACCTTTTTGGTAGGGCCATCAATTTGCTGACCGTTAACATCAATGGTAGAGATCAGGTTATCAACATGATTATGAGGCGCAAACATCGCAGCTTCCCAAATTTGGCCTTCCTGGATCTCGCCGTCACCATGCAGGGTGAACACTAATGATTTATCACCATTTAATTTTTTTGCAAGCGCCGCGCCGATAGCTACCGATAAGCCCTGACCTAATGAGCCCGAAGCGATACGTACGCCCGGAAGATGCTCGTGCGTAGTTGGGTGACCTTGCAAACGTGAGTTCAGTTTACGGAAGGTTGCCAACTCGGCTTTATCAAAGTAACCGGCGTGTGCCAATGTGCTGTAAAACACCGGCGAAATGTGACCGTTTGACAGGAAGAACAAGTCTTCGCCAATACCGTCCATGTTAAATTTAGGGTCGTGGTTCATTACCGAAAAATACAATGCGGTAAAGAAATCAGTACAGCCCAATGAGCCGCCCGGGTGGCCCGACTGGCAGCCGTGTACCATACGTACAATGTCGCGCCTGATCTGCGACGCGGTTTTTTCTAATGTTTGTAAGTCTGCTTTCATTAATTGGATTATAGGGAATGCTAAAGTAGCTATTATGATTGTGTTTTTAACACTTAATTTACAAGGTCCAGCACCTGTTGTGATGAAGCTTTGGTATCAACCTTACTTATCACGTGCTTAATAATTCCCTCTGCATCAATTACAAATGTGGTACGGGCAGTACCCATATATTTTTTGCCATACATGTTTTTTTCAACCCAAACACCGTAGGCTTCCACAATTTCGTGGCTGCTATCGGCTATCAGGGTAAACGGCAGGCTGTACTTGGTTTCGAATTTTTTGTGCGATTTTTCATCGTCGGTGCTAACACCTATCACCTCGTAACCTTTACCTAAAAGCGATTGGTAGTTGTCGCGAAAATCGCACGATTCGGCTGTGCAACCGGGGGTATCATCTTTAGGATAAAAGTACAGGATCACATTTTTGCCGCGGTAATCGGCAAGGGATACGGCTTTGCCGTTTTGATCGTTAGCGGTAAAATCGGGGGCTTTATCGCCTTCTTTTAATGTTGTCATGGTATAAGGTACTTATCTGTAAAAATCGGCGGCAAATTCCGAAAAATTATTCTTGTTATCAACTAACACCAACTTAAACACGTGTTTACCGGGCACAATATCGGCATTAAACGTGTAACTTAATATTTTACTTTTATAATCATGCTCCATCAGCACCCATTTACCATCAATAGTGCCTGTATAACTCTTGATTCCTGATAAATTATCACTCATCCTGAAATTAATCGAACGGGCGGCTTTCATATTGCTACCGTTTTTGATGTTGAGCGGATGGATTACCGGCGGCACAGTGTCTACCTTTATATAATAGTCGCCAAAGGCACTCACCTGCGATATCACGTAGCCATCCTTATAATAACCACCCTGGCATCCACCCCAACTGCTTACAATTACAGCCTTATCGGCATACTTTCCTAAATCAACATCCGGCTTGATCCAGATCTCGTATCCTTCATGGATAGGCGTTAACCGGTTATGAATATGGTGCACCGCCGAATAAGCGCCCGGCAGCTTTGCCGACGATGAGTATTGAAAATCAAGGTCATCATACAAATTGCCCGGCATTACTATCACTTTAACTTTATCGTTACTAAACTCGCTGCGCTTATCATAGTACAGCATGGTACCGGTTGGTTTAACCGGCTGCGGAATTGTATAAGGCGATGATTTCACTTTTAGCTTGAGCGATGAAGTATTGCCTGCCACATCTTTCACCACATATTCAATCTCATGAAGGGCATCGTCATCAAAAGTGATGATACCCCTATTTATTGATTGAGGGTACAGGGAGATATGGCTTCCCGGCAAAATAAAACACTTCTGCATCCAGCGGCGCGATGATTCATAAGCCGGAAAATCGATATAAGCGTTGATAGCATGCGTTTGATCGAACGCGAAACGCTCAACCGCGAAAGTATAAACTGTTTTTCCGTCGAGTTTTAGTTCGATAGAGTAGATCCCGTTATGGTTAAACGAAGTGCTGTTCATATCGGTAGCATTGATACCAAAGCCGATGTTTCCGCTTAGTTCAAGCGTTTGAGGCTTTATCAGGTGATAATTGCCTGCCGCTCCGGTCACCCCTAAAAACTCTTTAGGCGTTTTTTCGCTGAAGGGTTTATTATTGAGGTGGTAAATGCCGATAGAGGTGATGGTTGGCGGTACTTTATCCGGAATTGTTAAACCGAATAGCTGGGCGTTAATGGTTTCTTCAGTTTTGCTATCGCGGATCTCGAAATGCACATGCGGACCAGCCGAAGCACCGGCATTGCCGGAGATAGCCACAACCTCATCCTTTTTAACCGGGACCTGTGTTGGCGTAAGATTAAAATCGGCCTCGTAAGTTTGATGATCGTACTGGTATTTTTTAATCAGCTCAATCACTGCCGGGCTAAAGCTTTCCAAATGTCCGTAAACCGTGGTATACCCATTAGGATGGGTGATATATATAGCCCTGCCGAAACCACCAAACTGCACCCTCACCCTCGAGATATATCCTTCGGCAGCGGCGTGCACCGGGTAGCCGGTACGCTGGTTGGTTTTAAAATCCAGGCCCGAGTGGAAATGCGATGGCCTTAACTCGCCGAATGAACCCGCTGTTGTAGGCGGCGTTAAATCGAGCGGGTAGCGGAAATAGTTTTGCGGGTATTGCCTGCTTTGTATAATAGTTTGCGCTACGGTGCTTGCATAAATACCCAAACACAGCGCGCCTATAACCAATAGTTTTTTGATCATGCTTTATTTAACGTAAAAATCGAGCATTTTTTCATCCTGAAGATAGCCTTCAAGCCTGTCGCCTATTTTTACTTTTGATACACCCGGTGGGGTGCCGGTAAATATTAGGTCGCCTTTTTTTAGGGTGATGTATTGCGAAACAAAGGCGATGATACTTTCGAACGAGAAAAGCAGATCGCGGGTATTGCCCTGCTGGCGGGTTTCGCCGTTAATATCCAACCTTAAATCAAGATTATATAACGATTCGAATTTTGATTTTGGAACGAAGCCGCTTACCGGTGCCGAGCCGTCAAAGGCTTTGGCCAACTCCCAGGGCAAACCTTTTTCTTTATGGCGCGATTGGATATCGCGGGCGGTAAAATCGATCCCTAAACCAATTTCTTCGTAATAGCCGGAAGCGAATTTCTCGCTGATGTGTTTTCCTTCCTTGCTGATCTTTAACACCAGCTCAATCTCGTGATGTACATCTTCCGAAAAATCGGGATGATAAAAAGGCTTGTTATCTTTTAACAAAGCCGTTTCAGGCTTCATAAATATTACCGGGGTGGTTGGCACCGGATTGTTGAGTTCTTTGGCGTGTTCGGCGTAGTTGCGGCCAATGGCAATAATTTTCATAAATGAACGCTGTAAACGCCAAAGCTAAAAAATTTGGATGGTTTCCGTGCCGTTGTTGGTGTTAAGAAGAGATAAAAAAAGTGGGGCGAATGTGCGATTCCCTCCCCTGGGAGGGTGTAGGGAGGGGTTTCTACATCATGCTATGAGGTATGCATGGCGGACAAACCCCTCCCTACCACTACACAGTCCACCGCACCCCTCCCCAGGGCTACAGTGTGTACACATCTTTAAAGTCTTTCAATTCCCCAGAGGGGATACCTGTTTGTAAAAAAAATTAACGTCGTAATTCTTTGCCTCTTAGAGGCTACCCTCTTGCATGTAGGTTCAAAGCATGTTCAGGGGTAGCACCTACGGCGCATTTTTATTGTTTTGTCCCGAATGCTATAAACAGGTAGCACCTACAGCGCATTAATGAAAGATGTGTACACACAGTAGCTCCCCAGGGAGGGAATTAAAAAAAACTCAAATATGGGTAGTTATTCTCCCCACAGAAGGAAGCGTTAAAAAATTAAGATAGCTTGATTGGAGAAAGGTTCTTACAACACCAACACCCTTTTAATAACCGATTCAGTACCGGCCACCACCCGTATAAAATAAAACCCACGGGTAAGCTTATTGGCTATAGGATAGTTCAGATTATGATCGCCTGATTCAACCCTTTGCGAAAACATGGTTGAAATATCGTTACCCAACACATCTTTTATTTTGATGGTAACATTGGTATTGCGCGATATGGAGTATTTTAAATTGATTTGATCAGTTACCGGGTTTGGGTATAACTGCACGTCGGTAAGCAACTTATCGTCGGGCCGTGCCACATTTACCTTCACGTTTGAAGTAACCGCGGGTTTAAGCGGAGGCAAGGCCAGGTGAAGCCCGTTTTTCAGGTATGAATTTTTGGACGATTTAGTTTTACTACGCAGCAATACCGTATCTGTTTTAAAATCAGCTTTAAGCGTCTTAAAATCAGCGGCAAAGGCAAAGTTGATGAAAATTGCCATCGCAACCATCACAACCCAGGTATAGGTATAAACATAGGAGTATGTAAAACTTCGCCTCATTATTTAGTATGATTCTACAAAAGTATAAATAAAGCGCTCACCAAATTATATTTTGCTGTTTTTGTAAAACTTTTTAACAATTTTTAACAGAACAAGCACCTTATTGTATCATAGACACATTATTTCGTTATACGTTTAACTCGGATAATGGTTTAACCAAAAAAATTAATATTTTTGCCATCTCTAAATCATAAAAGTGTCAAATCATAAAGATCTGCATAAACTGTCGGCCGCCGGCTTCTTAATCAGTTTAGGAATAATTTACGGTGATATTGGTACCTCCCCATTATACGTATTTAAGGCCATAGTTGGCCAGCAGCAAATTTCCGAAACCTTAATTCTGGGAGGAGTTTCATTAATTTTCTGGACTCTTACGTTACAAACCACCATCAAGTACGTGGTAATTACACTAAGGGCTGATAACAAAGGTGAGGGCGGCATTTTTTCGCTGTTTTCATTGGTGCGCCGACGCGCAAAATGGCTCATTATACCGGCAGTGGTAGGTGGCTGTGCGCTGTTGGCCGATGGTATCATCACCCCTCCTATTACCATTTCATCGGCCATAGAGGGGTTGCAAACCTATCAGCCTAATTTACCTACAGTGTATGTTGTAATGGCCATTATAACGGTATTATTTATTATACAGCAGTTTGGTACTTCGCTGGTTGGTAAGGCATTTGGCCCTATTATGTTTATCTGGTTTACCATGATGGGCGTGCTGGGCGTTAGCTACATTATTCACGATCCGTGGATTATCCGTTCGTTAAACCCGTATTACGCCGTTAAATTGCTTACCTCAAGCTCAAGCGATGGTGCTTTTATCGTATTAGGTGCGGTTTTCCTGTGTACTACCGGTGCCGAGGCCCTATACTCCGACCTTGGTCACTGCGGTAAAGCCAACATCCGCGTAAGCTGGATCTACGTAAAAATCTGCTTAATATTAAATTACCTGGGCCAGGCGGTTTGGTTATTACAACGCAATGGCCACGTAATGGATCTGAACGCCAACAACCCCTTTTATAAAATTATGCCCGAGTGGTTTTTGATATTTGGTATCGGTATCGCTACCGTAGCCGCTATCATTGCCAGCCAGGCTTTAATTTCCGGTTCGTTTACGCTTATTGCCGAGGCTGTAAGGCTTAACCTTTGGCCAAAAGTGCGCATCAATTACCCGTCCGAGCAAAAGGGCCAATTATACGTACCAAGCGTTAACTGGCTGCTGTGGGCAGGCTGTTTAGGTGTGGTACTGATCTTTAAACATTCGGATAAAATGGAGGCCGCTTACGGTTTAAGTATTACCGTGGCCATGCTCATGACCACCATCCTGGTATCTAAATTCCTGAAACGTAAAAAAGTCCCCAATTATATTATCAATACGTTTTTGGTGGTTTATATTCTTATTGAGGGTACATTCCTTACCGGTAACCTGCATAAGTTTTTAGATGGCGGCTGGTTTACCCTATCCATCGGCTTTGTGCTGTTCACGGTAATGTGGACGTGGCATACCGCCCGTAAAATCAGGAACCGCTATGTGAAATTTGTAGAGATTGAAGATTATTTCGATATCATTACAGAGCTAAGTCATGACGAAAGCGTGCCTAA
The sequence above is a segment of the Mucilaginibacter celer genome. Coding sequences within it:
- the bcp gene encoding thioredoxin-dependent thiol peroxidase, which produces MTTLKEGDKAPDFTANDQNGKAVSLADYRGKNVILYFYPKDDTPGCTAESCDFRDNYQSLLGKGYEVIGVSTDDEKSHKKFETKYSLPFTLIADSSHEIVEAYGVWVEKNMYGKKYMGTARTTFVIDAEGIIKHVISKVDTKASSQQVLDLVN
- a CDS encoding RNA polymerase sigma factor, which translates into the protein MSVQVEDSEILSKFQDEKTRNEAFNLLLKKYQQKIYWHIRRMVVDHDDADDLVQDVFVKVWKNLAGFRNDAQLYTWMYRIASNECITFLNKKKQKNNIPLDDVAYELADTLADSTYFNGDAAQRKLQEALLTLPEKQRLVFNMKYYEDMKYEEMSQVLGTSVGALKASFHLAVKKIEAHLLGKD
- a CDS encoding M23 family metallopeptidase, which encodes MIKKLLVIGALCLGIYASTVAQTIIQSRQYPQNYFRYPLDLTPPTTAGSFGELRPSHFHSGLDFKTNQRTGYPVHAAAEGYISRVRVQFGGFGRAIYITHPNGYTTVYGHLESFSPAVIELIKKYQYDHQTYEADFNLTPTQVPVKKDEVVAISGNAGASAGPHVHFEIRDSKTEETINAQLFGLTIPDKVPPTITSIGIYHLNNKPFSEKTPKEFLGVTGAAGNYHLIKPQTLELSGNIGFGINATDMNSTSFNHNGIYSIELKLDGKTVYTFAVERFAFDQTHAINAYIDFPAYESSRRWMQKCFILPGSHISLYPQSINRGIITFDDDALHEIEYVVKDVAGNTSSLKLKVKSSPYTIPQPVKPTGTMLYYDKRSEFSNDKVKVIVMPGNLYDDLDFQYSSSAKLPGAYSAVHHIHNRLTPIHEGYEIWIKPDVDLGKYADKAVIVSSWGGCQGGYYKDGYVISQVSAFGDYYIKVDTVPPVIHPLNIKNGSNMKAARSINFRMSDNLSGIKSYTGTIDGKWVLMEHDYKSKILSYTFNADIVPGKHVFKLVLVDNKNNFSEFAADFYR
- a CDS encoding KUP/HAK/KT family potassium transporter, with the translated sequence MSNHKDLHKLSAAGFLISLGIIYGDIGTSPLYVFKAIVGQQQISETLILGGVSLIFWTLTLQTTIKYVVITLRADNKGEGGIFSLFSLVRRRAKWLIIPAVVGGCALLADGIITPPITISSAIEGLQTYQPNLPTVYVVMAIITVLFIIQQFGTSLVGKAFGPIMFIWFTMMGVLGVSYIIHDPWIIRSLNPYYAVKLLTSSSSDGAFIVLGAVFLCTTGAEALYSDLGHCGKANIRVSWIYVKICLILNYLGQAVWLLQRNGHVMDLNANNPFYKIMPEWFLIFGIGIATVAAIIASQALISGSFTLIAEAVRLNLWPKVRINYPSEQKGQLYVPSVNWLLWAGCLGVVLIFKHSDKMEAAYGLSITVAMLMTTILVSKFLKRKKVPNYIINTFLVVYILIEGTFLTGNLHKFLDGGWFTLSIGFVLFTVMWTWHTARKIRNRYVKFVEIEDYFDIITELSHDESVPKYASQLVYLTSANFNSEIESKIVYSILQKQPKRADVYWLVHVDVVDEPYKREYEVDHLVPNKLIRIDFKLGFRVEQQINLLFRKVVEDLVKKGEVDITSTYKSLNKHKIVGDFRFVVIEKVFSRSHNLSFIERFIMDYYKQLKKVSLSEERGFGLDLSFVTVEKVPLVLTMPEAIEIHRIN
- a CDS encoding transketolase, which gives rise to MKADLQTLEKTASQIRRDIVRMVHGCQSGHPGGSLGCTDFFTALYFSVMNHDPKFNMDGIGEDLFFLSNGHISPVFYSTLAHAGYFDKAELATFRKLNSRLQGHPTTHEHLPGVRIASGSLGQGLSVAIGAALAKKLNGDKSLVFTLHGDGEIQEGQIWEAAMFAPHNHVDNLISTIDVNGQQIDGPTKKVLSLGDLRAKWEAFGWDVLDMKGNDMADVVKVLEEAKSRTGQGKPIMILMHTEMGYGVDFMVGSHKWHGIAPNDEQLKLALDQLEETLGDY
- a CDS encoding aspartate aminotransferase family protein — translated: MTTLRQLFLANNAQTTNFPLLLEFERAEGIYMYNAEGKPYIDLISGIGVSSLGHSNPYVIDAIKQQVDKYMHLMVYGEYVQTPQVRFAEKLVSVLPDNLQSVYFTNSGAEAVEGALKLAKRFTGRSQIISCYNSYHGSTNGALSVMGNEEFKKAYRPLLPGINFIRFNEVDDLQLITEQTACVIIETVQGEAGIRVPDVAYMQALRARCTETGTLLILDEIQAAFGRTGRLFAFEHFDIVPDILLLAKALGGGMPIGAFISSSQIMDVLKENPILGHITTFGGHPVCCAAGLAALEFLLDNDLVSGVAEKEALFRSLLVHPAIKEVRGKGLMLAAELENFDLNKKIIDRCIENGVITDWFLHCSNSMRLAPPLIITHDEIRKACAVIIEAVDYYTK
- a CDS encoding transketolase family protein — its product is MKKYTYTDKKDTRSGFGAGLLEAGRKNDQVVALCADLVGSLKMQDFINEFPERFVQTGIAEANMIGIAAGMTIGGKIPFTGTFANFSTGRVYDQIRQSVAYSNKNVKICASHAGLTLGEDGATHQILEDIGLMKMLPGMTVINPCDYNQTKAATMAIAEYEGPVYLRFGRPVVPIFTDADQKFEIGKAWMVNEGADVSIFATGHLVWEAILAGEKLAEEGIDAEIINIHTIKPLDAEAILKSVAKTGCVVTAEEHNRLGGLGDSVAQVLAVHNPTPQEYVAVNDSFGESGTPAQLMTKYGLDAEHIVAAAKKAIERKNKKA
- a CDS encoding T9SS type A sorting domain-containing protein; translated protein: MRRSFTYSYVYTYTWVVMVAMAIFINFAFAADFKTLKADFKTDTVLLRSKTKSSKNSYLKNGLHLALPPLKPAVTSNVKVNVARPDDKLLTDVQLYPNPVTDQINLKYSISRNTNVTIKIKDVLGNDISTMFSQRVESGDHNLNYPIANKLTRGFYFIRVVAGTESVIKRVLVL
- a CDS encoding fumarylacetoacetate hydrolase family protein, with the translated sequence MKIIAIGRNYAEHAKELNNPVPTTPVIFMKPETALLKDNKPFYHPDFSEDVHHEIELVLKISKEGKHISEKFASGYYEEIGLGIDFTARDIQSRHKEKGLPWELAKAFDGSAPVSGFVPKSKFESLYNLDLRLDINGETRQQGNTRDLLFSFESIIAFVSQYITLKKGDLIFTGTPPGVSKVKIGDRLEGYLQDEKMLDFYVK